From one Lycium ferocissimum isolate CSIRO_LF1 chromosome 7, AGI_CSIRO_Lferr_CH_V1, whole genome shotgun sequence genomic stretch:
- the LOC132063255 gene encoding auxin efflux carrier component 5-like translates to MIGLDDIYKVVVTMVPLYVALLLGYGSVKWWHMFKPEQCDAINRFNCFFILPFFNFQFIANINPYKLNYLFLTGDLIGKALVILILILWANFYKKGSFSWSITSFSLATLNNTLVVGVPLMKAMYGDLGVDLVVQAAVIQALLWLSSLLFALEFWRTKMHNSENVIGNSVELGTISDLEGNTTTTQVRNNNNNNNALAFWPLMKTVSVKLAKNPNSYACFLGLFWALLASRWNFEMPSIIEGSILIMSKAGSGVAMFSMGLFMALQGKIIACGAALTIYAMILRFVVGPATMALGCIVLGLHGNVLRIAILQSALPQAVASFIYAQEYGLHANVLGTSVIVGTIISLPLLIAYYAVLDIMP, encoded by the exons ATGATAGGGTTGGACGATATTTACAAGGTGGTGGTGACCATGGTGCCACTCTATGTGGCACTTCTTTTAGGCTATGGGTCAGTGAAATGGTGGCATATGTTCAAGCCGGAACAATGTGATGCCATCAATAGATTCAATTGCTTCTTCATTCTCCCATTTTTCAATTTCCAATTCATAGCAAATATCAACCCATACAAGCTCAACTACCTCTTTTTAACCGGAGACCTAATTGGCAAAGCCTTAGTAATTTTAATTCTCATCTTATGGGCTAACTTTTACAAAAAAGGGAGCTTTTCTTGGTCCATAACTAGTTTTTCTTTGGCCACTTTGAACAACACACTTGTTGTTGGTGTCCCATTGATGAAGGCCATGTATGGGGATTTAGGAGTTGATCTTGTTGTTCAAGCTGCTGTGATTCAAGCTTTGTTATGGCTTTCTTCTTTGCTATTTGCACTTGAGTTTTGGAGAACAAAAATGCATAATAGTGAAAATGTAATTGGTAATTCTGTTGAATTGGGGACTATTAGTGACTTGGAAGGAAATACTACTACTACTCAAGTgaggaataataataataataataatgcgcTGGCGTTTTGGCCTTTGATGAAGACTGTCTCGGTTAAACTTGCTAAGAATCCCAATTCTTATGCTTGTTTTCTTGGTCTCTTTTGGGCTCTTTTAGCTAGTAG GTGGAATTTTGAAATGCCAAGCATAATAGAGGGATCCATCTTGATAATGTCAAAGGCTGGTAGTGGTGTTGCAATGTTTAGTATGG gacTATTCATGGCTTTGCAAGGGAAGATAATTGCATGTGGAGCTGCATTGACAATTTATGCAATGATTTTGAGGTTTGTTGTTGGACCAGCAACAATGGCACTCGGCTGTATAGTATTGGGCTTACATGGAAATGTTTTACGCATTGCTATCCTCCAG TCAGCATTGCCCCAAGCAGTCGCTTCTTTCATTTATGCCCAAGAATATGGACTACATGCCAACGTACTCGGCACTTC GGTCATTGTTGGCACCATTATTTCCTTGCCGTTGTTGATAGCATATTATGCAGTTTTGGATATTATGCCTTAA